The Solidesulfovibrio fructosivorans JJ] nucleotide sequence CTCACGCCTGGCGATGCGGTGCTGGGCGTTGCGGCGATTCTTATCTGGTTTCTGGGCCGGGGCTGGGCTTGACGCCGCCTGCCCTTGATGCTGCGATACAATGCGACCGCGCGGATCAGGCGCGGCAAGGAGCGATGCGATGGAATGCGGTTTTTGCGAACGGCGCTGCCGGCTCGGACCGGAAAGTTTCGGTTACTGCCGGATGTACCGGGCCGGGGATAACGGCGTGGAGGAGCGATTCCCGGACAGGTGGTGCGCCACCGCCGTCTCCCGGGTGGAAACCGTGCCCTTTTACCATGCCTGGCCCGGAGCGCGCTGCCTCATCATCGGCACGGCCGGCTGCAACTTCGACTGCCGCTATTGCTCCAACGCCGAAGTGGTCAAGGTCGATCCGGCCGGCCTGAGCGACATCATGCTCGAACTGTCCCCCAAGGCGTTGGTGGACAAGGCCCGCAAGCACGGCTGCCACGCCATCGTCTTTTCCGTCAACGAACCCACGGTCTCGCTGCCGAGCCTCGAACAGGTGGCCCGGGAAGCCCGGGACGCGGGCATGCCCATGGGCTGCCTGACCAACGGCTACGCCACCGTTGCGGCGACCGAGCGGCTGGCGGAGGTCTTCTCCTTCGTCAACGTGAGCCTCAAGGGCCTGTCGCCTGATTTCTGCAAGGAGTATCTGGGCGTGCCCGACGCCGGGCCGATCCTGCGCAACATCGAGGCCCTGGCCCGCAAGGTCCATGTGGAGGTGACCACGCCCGTCATCGAAGGCGTCAACGACCACGAGCTCGACGCCATGGCCGTTTTTCTGGCCGGCATCCGCCGCGACATCCCCTGGCACGCGTTCCGCCTTTTGCCGGAATACAAGATGCAACGGGAAGACTACCCGAGCATCGAGGCCATAAGCGCCAAGATCGAGGACTGCGGCCGCCGGCTCGATTACGTCTATTTCCACAACTTCATCGGTTCGCGCTGGGTCAACACCCGCTGCCCGTCCTGCGGCGCGGTGGCCATCGAGCGCCATAGCCTGGGCTGCGGCGGCGACAAGCTCGACACCTTCCACTGCCATGGCGACGCCTGCCCGTCCTGCGGCGCGCGCATCTCCCTGTGCGGCTCCCATATGGCCTGGAACATCAAGGAGGCTTCGGCATGAGTCTGGCCATTCTCGACGCGCGGCAATGGCAGCAGGTGGTGGACCTGCAAAGCGGCCGACCGACCGAGTCGGACGCGCCAGTGACCGGCATGGTCAAGGGCCTCCTCGACCGCCATCCCTTTCCCGGCGACCGCGACCGGGGCAGCAACGCCTGGGTCACGGACACGACCCTGGACCTGATCGACCGCTACGATCCGGGGTTCGCCTTCCTGTCCTATTCCCAGCAGTATTATTCCTGCCGCTACAGCCCGCTTACCCCCGAGGAGCGCCGGGAACACGTGGCCGGCGCGTTCGCCGAGGCGGCCCGCTTCGCCGCGGCGTCCGGCATGACCACCGTGCTGGTCGGCACGGGCGAGCTTGTGCCGGCCGAGACGCCCATCGACCTGGAAAACCTGGACGGCCTGGCCGTGACCAGCAACTGGTGCGCCCACTATGCCGGGCTCTACGACCTGTCGCCCCGTGACCACGACACGCTCCGCCATCATCCGAGCCTTTCGCGCATCGTCTCGAAACAGGATATCCTCGACCTCTTCGGCGGCGGCCCGGCCGACGGAGACCGGTTGCCCGAGTACATGGCCGTGGCCGCCACCGGCGGCTATTTCAAGGGCACGTCCCTGCGCCGGCTGCTCATGATCCCGGAGCCGAGCGCCGTGATTCCGGTCTCGGCCAACCTCGGCCCCGTCGCCTCCCTCACCGGCATCCGGGCGCAAATCCTTTCCCGGCTCGCCGCCGGGGAACGCATGGCCCTGGCCCTTGTCGAAGGCGTGGGCTGCGCGGAATTCGGCGTGCCGGCAACGACCTGCGCCAACGGCCTGGACTGGTTTCGTTACGAACCCGGCGACGCCCAGTTCCTGGCCATATCCACCGGCCGGCACCCCATTTTCCAGCACAACGGCGGCTACCGCTATTACCTCGACGACGACGAACGCAAACCCTACCCGTTTTCCGGATACTTCACGGAAATCCCCCCCGACACCATCGGTGCAGCCTACAGCGGCCGCAGTATCGCCGTGGGCAACCGCAGCATGTTCATGCACGTGTGCACCGGTTGCGACGTGACCTGCGAATGCTTCGCCCGTAACCTCTACAACCAAGGCCTCATGGCCGTTATCCATCGTCAGGATAAGATGGAGATGAAATAGGATTTGTAATGTGACCGGGGGGAACCCTTTTCTGAAGAAAAGGGTTCCCCCCGGACCCCCTTCCCAAAAGACTTTTATAAAAGTTAACCGGTTAATATTTATCCAGTTGTAAATTCACCAAGTTATAAAGTTTAGGAAGGGGAGAGCGCGAGAGGGGAGAACCCTTTTTAAAGGGTTTCCCCTCTCGCATCCTCTTTCCCCTTCATAAGGATCTTCGCATGCGCGACAATGAGGTAGCGGGGTTTCTGGCCATCAGCCGGGAGGTGTTCGCGCCGGTCTATCCCTATTACGCCGCGCGCTTCGTTCGGGAATCGGGCCTGCGCGGCGGGCGTTGCCTCGACCTCGGCTGCGGCGGCGGGGACCTGGGGCTGGCCGTGCTCGGGCTGGGGGCCTTCGAGGCTATTTTGTACGACAAGTTGCCGGCCATGTTGGTCGCGGCCCGGGACAACGCGGCCGGGCGCGGCATGGCCGACCGGACGCGGGTGCTGCTCGGCGATGTGGCCGCGCTGCCGCTGGCCGACGGGTGCGTGGATCTGGTCGTCAGCCGGGGCTCGGTGATGTTCTGGGACGACCTGCCCAGGGCATTCCGGGAGGTGCGGCGGGTGCTCACGCCGCAAGGGCGGGCCTATCTCGGCGGCGGACTTGGGTCGCCGGCCATGCGCGAGGCCATCTGCGAACAAATGGTCGGACGCCATCCGGCCTGGGCCAACGGCGTGCCGCCGCACCGGCCTGGCACCGACCCGGAGACCCATGCCCAGATGCTGCGCGCCGCCGGCATCGACGACTTCGTCATCGAGCCCGACGACACCGGCCACTGGCTCAGTTTCGGGGGAGAGTGAAAGAGCCGGGGGGAACCTTTCTGAAGAAAGGTTCCCCCCGGACCCCCTTCCAAAGACTTTTAATAGAATAAAATTAAGTAGATCGAACTAATTCAGCTATAAGGTTTAGGAATGGGAGAGCGCGAGAGGGGAGAACCCTTTGCAAAAGGGTTTCCCCTCTCGCACTTTTCCTCAACTCTTCTTTTCTTCCTCGGCCACCACGCCGAGCCTGTCCACGCCGGCGGCTTTGACCACGCCCATGACCGCAACCACGGTGCCGTAGGGCACGGCCTTGTCGGCCCGGAGAAAGAGCTGTTTTTTCTGGGCGCTCACGAGCTGTCGCACCTGACCTTCCAGGTCGCCGAGTTCCACCTGGTACTTGTCGAGATAGAGGCTTCCGTCGGCCTTGATGGTCAGGACCACGCTTTCGTTTTCCTTGGGCAGCACGGAAACCGCGCGGGTCTGGGGCAGGTCGACCTGCAGCCCCTGGGTCATCATGGGCGCGGTGACCATGAAGATGATGAGCAGCACCAGCATCACATCCACGAAGGGCGTGACGTTGACCTCGCCGAGGAATTTTCCCGAGCCGCCCGTCATCATGGCTATGCCCCTCCGACGGCGCTACGCGGTTCCTGTTCCCGCGAGGCCGTGACGGGAGCCCAGCTGACCTCGCGCTGGATGCGGTTGAGGAACGCGCCGGCGAAATTGACCAGTTCCCGCTCGATGGTCTGCATGTAGCCGAGGAAGAAGTTGTAGGCGATGACGGCCGGGATGGCGACGGCCAGGCCGATGGCCGTGGCGATGAGCGCCTCGGAGATGCCCGGGG carries:
- a CDS encoding radical SAM protein; amino-acid sequence: MECGFCERRCRLGPESFGYCRMYRAGDNGVEERFPDRWCATAVSRVETVPFYHAWPGARCLIIGTAGCNFDCRYCSNAEVVKVDPAGLSDIMLELSPKALVDKARKHGCHAIVFSVNEPTVSLPSLEQVAREARDAGMPMGCLTNGYATVAATERLAEVFSFVNVSLKGLSPDFCKEYLGVPDAGPILRNIEALARKVHVEVTTPVIEGVNDHELDAMAVFLAGIRRDIPWHAFRLLPEYKMQREDYPSIEAISAKIEDCGRRLDYVYFHNFIGSRWVNTRCPSCGAVAIERHSLGCGGDKLDTFHCHGDACPSCGARISLCGSHMAWNIKEASA
- a CDS encoding class I SAM-dependent methyltransferase — its product is MRDNEVAGFLAISREVFAPVYPYYAARFVRESGLRGGRCLDLGCGGGDLGLAVLGLGAFEAILYDKLPAMLVAARDNAAGRGMADRTRVLLGDVAALPLADGCVDLVVSRGSVMFWDDLPRAFREVRRVLTPQGRAYLGGGLGSPAMREAICEQMVGRHPAWANGVPPHRPGTDPETHAQMLRAAGIDDFVIEPDDTGHWLSFGGE
- the tolR gene encoding protein TolR, translated to MAMMTGGSGKFLGEVNVTPFVDVMLVLLIIFMVTAPMMTQGLQVDLPQTRAVSVLPKENESVVLTIKADGSLYLDKYQVELGDLEGQVRQLVSAQKKQLFLRADKAVPYGTVVAVMGVVKAAGVDRLGVVAEEEKKS